One genomic window of Conger conger chromosome 7, fConCon1.1, whole genome shotgun sequence includes the following:
- the LOC133132242 gene encoding tubulin beta-4B chain: MREIVHLQAGQCGNQIGAKFWEVISDEHGIDPTGTYHGDSDLQLERINVYYNEATGGKYVPRAVLVDLEPGTMDSVRSGPFGQVFRPDNFVFGQSGAGNNWAKGHYTEGAELVDSVLDVVRKEAESCDCLQGFQLTHSLGGGTGSGMGTLLISKIREEYPDRIMNTFSVVPSPKVSDTVVEPYNATLSVHQLVENTDETYCIDNEALYDICFRTLKLTTPTYGDLNHLVSATMSGVTTCLRFPGQLNADLRKLAVNMVPFPRLHFFMPGFAPLTSRGSQQYRALTVPELTQQMFDAKNMMAACDPRHGRYLTVAAVFRGRMSMKEVDEQMLNVQNKNSSYFVEWIPNNVKTAVCDIPPRGLKMAATFIGNSTAIQELFKRISEQFTAMFRRKAFLHWYTGEGMDEMEFTEAESNMNDLVSEYQQYQDATAEEEGEFEEEGEEELA; this comes from the exons ATGAGGGAAATTGTTCATCTGCAGGCTGGCCAGTGTGGAAACCAAATTGGAGCCAAG TTCTGGGAGGTGATCAGCGACGAGCATGGAATCGACCCCACCGGGACCTATCACGGCGACAGTGACCTCCAGCTGGAGAGGATCAATGTCTACTATAATGAAGCTACGG GCGGCAAATATGTCCCCCGTGCTGTCCTGGTGGATCTGGAGCCCGGCACGATGGACTCTGTGAGGTCCGGACCGTTTGGGCAGGTGTTCAGGCCAGACAACTTTGTCTTTG GCCAGAGTGGTGCCGGAAACAACTGGGCAAAGGGCCACTACACTGAGGGAGCAGAGCTGGTAGACTCAGTCCTGGATGTGGTGAGGAAAGAGGCTGAGAGCTGTGACTGCCTGCAGGGCTTCCAGCTCACCCATTCCCTGGGCGGGGGTACAGGTTCTGGCATGGGCACCCTGCTGATCAGCAAGATCCGGGAAGAGTACCCCGACCGCATCATGAACACGTTCAGCGTGGTGCCCTCTCCCAAAGTGTCAGACACTGTGGTTGAGCCATACAACGCCACCCTGTCTGTGCACCAGCTGGTAGAAAACACAGATGAGACCTACTGTATTGACAATGAAGCTCTGTACGACATCTGCTTCCGTACACTCAAGCTCACTACGCCCACCTATGGAGACCTCAACCACTTGGTCTCTGCCACGATGAGCGGGGTCACCACCTGCCTGCGCTTCCCAGGGCAGCTCAACGCAGACCTGCGCAAGCTTGCCGTCAACATGGTTCCATTCCCCCGTCTCCATTTCTTCATGCCTGGGTTtgcacccctcaccagcagggggagccagcAGTACAGAGCCCTGACCGTTCCAGAGCTCACTCAGCAGATGTTTGATGCCAAGAACATGATGGCCGCCTGTGACCCGCGTCATGGCCGCTATCTCACGGTGGCTGCTGTTTTCCGTGGCCGTATGTCCATGAAGGAGGTCGATGAGCAGATGTTGAACGTGCAGAACAAGAACAGCAGCTACTTTGTGGAGTGGATCCCCAACAACGTCAAAACGGCCGTGTGCGACATCCCACCCCGTGGcctcaagatggccgccactTTCATTGGAAACAGCACCGCCATCCAGGAGCTGTTTAAGCGCATCTCTGAGCAGTTCACCGCCATGTTCAGGCGCAAGGCCTTCCTTCACTGGTACACTGGTGAGGGCATGGATGAGATGGAGTTCACGGAGGCAGAGAGCAACATGAATGACCTGGTGTCTGAGTACCAGCAGTACCAGGACGCCACCGCAGAAGAGGAGGGCGAGtttgaggaggagggggaagaggagctGGCTTAA
- the LOC133132229 gene encoding alpha-actinin-3-like — translation MTALEAQHTMYTTYLTEECMTQANEWERDLPLDPGWEKQQRETFTAWCNSHLRRAGTQIENIEQDFRNGLKLMLLLEVISGERLPRPDRGKMRFHRIANVNKALDFICSKGVKLVSIGAEEIVDGNVKMTLGMIWTIILRFAIQDISVEETSAKDGLLLWCQRKTATYRNVNVQNFHISWKDGLALCALIHRHRPDLIDYSRLREDDPIGNLNTAFEVAEKFLDIPRMLDAEDIVNTPKPDERAIMTYVSCFYHAFSGAEQAETAASRICKVLAVNQENERLMEAYEKLASKLLEWIRRTVPWLENRASERSMSAMQQKLEDFRDYRRIHKPPRALEKCQLQISFNTLQTRLQLSNRPTFMPSEGRMVSDITNAWTGLEQVEKGYEEWVVTEIRRLERVEHLAKKFKQKCSLHEAWTTGKEELLAQRDFEDTSLTKVHSLIKKHQAFENDLTAHQDRLEQIAAIAQELNELDYYDASAINAFCQGWCDQWDTLGALTQKRRDSLERTEKLWETIGQLYLEFAKRAAPFNNWTEGAMEDLQDMFLVHSIEEIQILITAHDQFKLTLPEADKERIATMGIHDEILRIAQTYGIKLPGTNPYTHLTPQDLGNKWEAVRLQVPYRDQVLQEEMVRQQANERLRCQFAAQANVIGPWIQTKMEEIVHISVDIAGSLEEQMNSLKQYEHSIITYKSNIDNLEGDHQLSQRSLIFDNKHTNYTMEHVRVAWEQLFSTIIRTISEIENQILTRDAKGISQEQLNDFRASFNHFDKKRNGVLGPDDFRACLISMGYELGEVEFARIVALVDTNSTGVVTFQAFIDFLTQEAAETDMAEQVMASFKILASDKVYITVDELRRELPPEQAEYCISRMTKYISRDAPPSALDYMSFCSALYGQSDL, via the exons ATGACAGCACTAGAAGCTCAGCACACTATGTACACGACGTACTTGACGGAGGAATGCATGACCCAGGCgaatgagtgggagagagacctGCCGCTGGACCCCGGCTGGGAGAAGCAACAACGCGAG accttCACCGCTTGGTGTAACTCACATCTGCGGAGAGCTGGCACACAGATAGAGAACATTGAGCAGGACTTCAGGAATGGGCTGAAGTTGATGCTGCTTCTGGAGGTCATTTCAG GGGAGAGGTTGCCCAGACCAGATAGAGGAAAGATGCGCTTTCACAGGATTGCCAACGTCAACAAGGCCTTGGACTTTATCTGCAGTAAGGGTGTAAAACTGGTGTCCATTGGAGCAGAGG AGATTGTGGACGGGAACGTGAAGATGACGCTTGGAATGATCTGGACTATTATATTGCGTTTTGCCATTCAGGATATCTCTGTGGAGG AAACCTCGGCTAAGGACGGCTTGTTGCTGTGGTGCCAGAGGAAGACGGCAACCTACAGGAACGTCAATGTCCAGAACTTCCACATCAG cTGGAAGGACGGCCTGGCTCTGTGTGCCCtcatccacagacacagacctgaCCTTATTGACTACTCCAGACTGCGCGAG GATGACCCCATCGGCAACCTCAACACAGCTTTTGAAGTGGCTGAGAAGTTTCTAGACATCCCCAGGATGCTGGATGCTGAAG ACATTGTTAATACCCCCAAACCTGATGAGAGGGCCATCATGACCTACGTCTCCTGCTTCTACCATGCATTTTCTGGTGCCGAGCAG GCTGAAACTGCTGCTAGCAGGATCTGCAAGGTGCTGGCTGTGAACCAGGAGAACGAGAGACTGATGGAGGCGTACGAGAAGCTGGCCAGCAAG ctcCTGGAGTGGATCCGCCGCACCGTCCCCTGGCTGGAGAACCGCGCGTCTGAGCGGTCCATGAGCGCAATGCAGCAGAAGCTGGAGGATTTCCGCGATTACCGCCGCATCCACAAGCCGCCGCGTGCCCTGGAGAAGTGCCAGCTGCAGATCAGCTTCAACACCCTGCAGACCAGGCTCCAACTGAGCAACCGCCCTACCTTCATGCCCTCTGAGGGCAGGATGGTCTCA GACATCACTAATGCCTGGACAGGTCTGGAGCAGGTGGAGAAGGGCTATGAGGAGTGGGTAGTGACTGAGATCCGCCGTCTGGAGAGGGTGGAGCACCTGGCCAAGAAGTTCAAGCAGAAATGCAGCTTGCATGAGGCCTGGACCACAG GGAAAGAGGAGCTGCTGGCGCAGAGAGACTTTGAGGACACCTCGCTGACTAAGGTCCACTCCCTGATAAAAAAACACCAAGCCTTCGAGAACGACCTCACCGCCCACCAGGACAGACTGGAGCAGATCGCTGCCATCGCACAAGAGCtcaa TGAGCTGGATTACTATGATGCTTCTGCCATCAATGCCTTCTGCCAGGGCTGGTGTGACCAGTGGGATACCCTGGGAGCCCTGACTCAGAAGAGGAGGGACTCACTAGAG CGTACAGAAAAGCTGTGGGAGACCATTGGCCAGCTgtacctggagtttgccaagaGGGCGGCGCCCTTTAATAACTGGACGGAAGGGGCCATGGAGGATCTGCAGGACATGTTTCTCGTTCACAGCATTGAGGAGATCCAG ATTCTCATCACAGCCCACGACCAGTTCAAGCTCACCCTGCCCGAAGCCGACAAGGAACGTATAGCCACCATGGGTATCCATGATGAGATCCTGCGGATCGCCCAGACCTACGGCATCAAGCTGCCCGGCACCAACCCCTACACCCACCTCACACCCCAGGACCTCGGCAACAAGTGGGAGGCT gTGAGGCTCCAGGTTCCTTACAGAGACCAGGTCCTGCAGGAGGAGATGGTCAGGCAGCAGGCCAACGAGAGGCTGAGATGTCAGTTTGCCGCCCAGGCCAACGTAATTGGACCCTGGATTCAGACCAAGATGGAG GAGATTGTTCACATCTCAGTGGACATTGCTGGCTCACTGGAGGAGCAGATGAACAGTCTGAAACAGTACGAACACAGCATCATTACCTACAAATCCAACATTGACAACCTGGAGGGAGACCACCAGCTGAGCCAGAGGTCCCTCATCTTCGACAACAAGCACACCAACTACACCATGGAG CATGTCCGTGTGGCCTGGGAGCAGCTGTTCAGCACCATCATTCGCACCATCAGCGAGATCGAGAACCAGATCCTGACCCGTGATGCCAAAGGCATCAGCCAGGAGCAGCTCAACGATTTCAGAGCCTCTTTCAACCACTTCGacaag AAGAGGAACGGCGTGTTGGGCCCAGATGATTTCCGTGCCTGCCTGATCTCCATGGGCTATGAGCTG GGTGAGGTGGAATTTGCTCGCATCGTGGCCCTCGTGGACACTAACAGCACGGGCGTAGTGACCTTCCAGGCCTTTATCGACTTCTTGACCCAGGAGGCAGCTGAGACTGACATGGCCGAACAGGTCATGGCATCCTTTAAGATCCTGGCATCAGACAAG
- the LOC133134068 gene encoding RNA-binding protein 4-like produces MDKSNTVKLFVGNLAQDTSQEELTAIFEPYGGVVSCSVLRQFAFVHLQGEGAAARAIRELNGREFRGRNLVVEESRGRPLHSTKVFVGNLSAMCTAEDLQELFQTFGKVLECDKVKARLSSAAGYAFVHMENKEDALQAIEALHGTSFKGRPLSVELSKVQPSKQSSSKSSCGTCGKQGHHSGECPRSKPTLEQYQSQAAVLAAAAAAAAGLPLQVQQSVHNSVYNTSTFDPTYAALTGLSAANGGEGTPVSPAVYGALASQVYGTVANQLYGTVANQALSSGATQVYSSLTGPVYNTPVYAPAVASPVYLSTPGQAAATVANPVTSVAPALHVASPAYGTDPTAQAIFEAARAHYFAQGQRVLAEQKAVTKNERDRSPLRRSGPLLPDPIPKPLLPQRPKRRALLPTPPPRADETPAVEEDPTARCYAEYYQQCQQYQQYQQYQQYQQYQQYQYAYPGAPAMPAVTAHSVEALPTAYEPPLPP; encoded by the exons ATGGACAAGAGCAACACGGTGAAGCTCTTTGTGGGGAACCTGGCGCAGGACACGTCGCAGGAGGAGCTGACGGCCATCTTCGAGCCGTACGGCGGGGTGGTGAGCTGCAGCGTGCTGAGGCAGTTCGCCTTCGTGCACCTGCAGGGCGAGGGCGCCGCGGCCCGCGCCATCCGGGAGCTGAACGGGCGCGAGTTCCGCGGCAGGAACCTGGTGGTGGAGGAGTCCCGCGGCCGGCCGCTGCACTCCACCAAGGTGTTCGTGGGCAACCTCAGCGCCATGTGCACCGCCGAGGACCTGCAGGAGCTCTTCCAGACCTTCGGCAAAGTTCTGGAGTGCGACAAGGTCAAAG CCAGGCTCTCGTCAGCCGCAGGCTACGCCTTCGTGCACATGGAGAACAAGGAGGACGCCCTGCAGGCCATCGAGGCTCTCCACGGCACCTCCTTCAAGGGCCGGCCGCTCTCCGTGGAGCTGTCCAAGGTGCAGCCCAGCAAGCAGTCCTCCAGCAAGAGCTCGTGCGGCACGTGTGGGAAGCAGGGCCACCACTCGGGGGAGTGCCCGCGCAGCAAGCCCACGCTGGAGCAGTACCAGAGCCAGGCGGCCGTGCtagcggcggcggcggcggcggccgcagggctccccctgcaggtgcaGCAGAGCGTGCACAACTCCGTCTACAACACCTCCACCTTCGACCCCACCTACGCCGCCCTGACGGGCCTCAGCGCCGCCAACGGGGGCGAGGGCACGCCGGTGAGCCCGGCCGTGTACGGGGCGCTGGCCAGCCAAGTGTACGGCACGGTGGCCAACCAGCTGTACGGCACCGTGGCCAATCAGGCGCTGTCGTCAGGCGCTACGCAGGTGTACAGCTCGCTGACCGGCCCTGTGTACAACACCCCGGTGTACGCCCCCGCGGTGGCCAGTCCCGTGTACCTGAGCACCCCGGGACAGGCAGCTGCCACCGTGGCCAACCCAGTGACCAGCGTGGCCCCGGCCCTGCACGTGGCCAGCCCGGCCTACGGGACTGACCCCACGGCCCAGGCCATTTTCGAGGCGGCGCGGGCGCACTACTTTGCGCAGGGCCAGCGCGTCCTGGCGGAGCAGAAGGCGGTGACCAAGAACGAACGAGACCGCAGCCCTCTCCGACGGTCAGGCCCCCTCCTGCCCGACCCCATCCCCAAACCCCTGCTCCCGCAGCGGCCCAAACGCAGGGCCCTcctccccaccccgcccccccgggCCGACGAGACCCCCGCAGTAGAGGAAGACCCCACAGCAAG GTGCTATGCTGAATACTACCAGCAGTGCCAGCAGTACCAGCAGTACCAACAGTATCAGCAGTATCAGCAGTACCAGCAATACCAGTATGCCTACCCAGGTGCCCCCGCCATGCCTGCAGTGACTGCCCACTCCGTGGAGGCCCTGCCCACAGCATATGAACCACCTCTCCCACCTTAG